A window from Anaeromusa acidaminophila DSM 3853 encodes these proteins:
- a CDS encoding helix-turn-helix domain-containing protein: MTIEKIQKCRSANELFILVHSYLVQIGEWDAALTESWEDTAKRLNSEILYAAYAKLFELEKIVHKVMVVGEAAEKVNLAVITVRKHCVLGAKFNKLDVRKVEGGRGEWLITKPGLRRAYPERMK; the protein is encoded by the coding sequence ATGACGATAGAGAAAATTCAAAAATGCCGTAGCGCCAATGAACTATTTATTTTAGTTCATTCCTATCTGGTTCAAATAGGGGAATGGGATGCTGCTTTAACGGAGTCATGGGAAGATACGGCAAAGAGATTAAATAGTGAAATCCTTTATGCGGCTTACGCTAAATTATTTGAACTAGAAAAGATAGTGCATAAGGTTATGGTCGTGGGGGAAGCGGCAGAAAAAGTCAATTTGGCTGTTATTACGGTCCGCAAGCATTGTGTTCTTGGAGCAAAATTCAATAAACTGGACGTGCGTAAGGTGGAGGGGGGCCGCGGTGAATGGCTGATTACTAAGCCGGGGCTACGACGAGCTTATCCAGAACGAATGAAATAA
- a CDS encoding sigma-70 family RNA polymerase sigma factor, whose amino-acid sequence MSKLDQANNPNTDWASWSQTFLDGPNRPLTRAEEKACLQQWKYGGDVTAKEILFYANMGIVQKVVKKFNTVDSSYSLYTKEDLRNEAYLGFERALEKFDVGKNTRLSTYLEFWLVKYIYEFIVRNSSAINLSDNAFQQIRAYSNLLQDCEMNCKIMTDEEMSEELDMSVAVIRNVRAVHQLTSNTFSIDDDTTIKSNHSSVSISEAIPDARINIEEETIGRVELELLQKGLEQLSQTERKVIEYRILDTPCSVTKASRTLGLLPREVKIAEKNALQKLRNYLEGIAPKHPLSNMD is encoded by the coding sequence GTGAGTAAACTGGATCAGGCAAACAACCCAAACACGGATTGGGCTTCATGGAGTCAAACCTTTCTTGATGGTCCAAATCGCCCACTGACCAGAGCTGAAGAGAAAGCGTGTCTTCAGCAATGGAAATATGGTGGAGATGTCACGGCTAAAGAAATCTTGTTCTATGCTAATATGGGCATAGTTCAAAAAGTCGTAAAAAAATTCAATACTGTCGACAGCTCCTATTCGCTGTATACCAAGGAAGATTTGAGAAACGAAGCTTACCTTGGCTTTGAACGTGCGCTTGAAAAATTTGACGTTGGAAAGAATACTCGTTTGAGTACGTATCTTGAATTCTGGTTAGTAAAGTATATCTATGAATTCATTGTGCGGAACAGCTCAGCGATCAATCTTTCAGATAACGCATTTCAACAAATTCGCGCATATTCCAATCTTCTTCAAGACTGCGAAATGAACTGTAAAATCATGACAGACGAGGAAATGTCCGAAGAGCTGGATATGAGCGTTGCCGTAATACGGAATGTACGAGCTGTTCATCAATTAACATCGAACACATTTAGTATTGACGACGATACAACCATAAAGAGCAATCATTCCTCGGTATCTATTTCCGAGGCTATACCTGACGCTCGTATAAACATTGAGGAAGAAACCATTGGAAGGGTTGAACTTGAACTTCTTCAAAAAGGTCTTGAGCAATTATCACAAACCGAGCGAAAAGTAATTGAGTATCGTATTTTAGATACCCCCTGCTCTGTAACCAAAGCATCTCGCACGCTAGGACTCCTACCAAGAGAAGTTAAGATTGCTGAAAAAAACGCACTTCAAAAATTACGAAACTATCTTGAGGGAATAGCACCTAAGCACCCCTTATCGAATATGGATTAA